Proteins encoded together in one Larus michahellis chromosome 4, bLarMic1.1, whole genome shotgun sequence window:
- the LOC141743114 gene encoding olfactory receptor 8I2-like, which yields MTDGENLTVLSGFILLGFSDAPELQTTIFTIFLSLYILTVLGNLMMILLINADPQLHTPMYFFLTHLSFIDFCLSSTIVPKALETFLLGRSHISFLGCFTQIYFFIALITCECFLLGVMAYDRYTAVCRPLLYVTTMSRAHCYGMMVLVYTAGFLTSLLHTVLVGRLSFCRARSINHFFCELPTLLQLSCSDTRANEVLQASGAGFNIVGSVLMILLSYAYILHTILHIPLAKRRLKAFSTCASHLAAITVFYAPGMLAYVQPHKVGDRDKLISVCYTLLTPTLNPLIYSLRNSEVKGALRRLRGRKLALRLSRL from the coding sequence ATGACGGATGGAGAAAACCTCACTGTTTTGTCCGGCTTCATCCTCTTGGGCTTCTCCGACGCCCCAGAGCTACAAACCACCATCTTCACAATTTTCTTATCCCTGTATATTTTAACGGTGCTGGGGAACCTGATGATGATCCTGCTGATCAACGCCGACCCCCagctccacacccccatgtattTCTTCCTGACACACTTATCCTTCATCGATTTTTGCCTTTCCTCCACCATCGTCCCGAAGGCGCTGGAGACATTCCTGCTGGGGAGAAGCCACATCTCGTTTTTGGGTTGCTTCACCCagatatattttttcattgctcTGATCACCTGCGAGTGCTTCCTCCTGGGGGTGATGGCTTACGACCGATACACGGCCGTGTGCCGGCCGCTGCTTTACGTCACCACCATGTCCAGGGCTCACTGCTACGGCATGATGGTGTTGGTCTACACCGCCGGCTTCCTCACCTCCCTGCTGCACACCGTCCTGGTGGGGAGGTTGTCCTTCTGCCGGGCCAGGAGCATCAACCACTTCTTCTGCGAGCTGCCCaccctcctgcagctctcctgctcGGACACCCGCGCCAACGAGGTCCTGCAGGCTTCCGGTGCCGGGTTTAACATCGTGGGCTCTGTCCTGATGATCCTGCTTTCCTACGCCTACATCCTCCACACCATCCTGCACATCCCTTTGGCCAAGAGGAGGCTTAAAGCTTTCTCTACCTGCGCCTCCCACCTGGCCGCCATCACCGTCTTCTACGCGCCGGGGATGCTCGCCTACGTCCAGCCTCACAAGGTCGGAGATCGGGACAAGCTGATTTCGGTGTGTTACACCCTCCTGACCCCCACCCtcaaccccctcatctacagcctgaggaacaGCGAGGTGAAGGGGGCCCTGAGGAGGCTGCGGGGGCGAAAGCTGGCGCTGCGTCTGAGCAGGCTTTGA
- the LOC141743113 gene encoding olfactory receptor 5J3-like — MAGGNHTAVTQFVLLGLTSQPKLQAPLFVIFFLIYLLTLMGNLGLIALIKTNPRLHTPMYFFLCNLSVVDLCYSSVFSPKLLVGFLAEEKTISYSACFAQHFFFLVFVTAEVFLLAAMAYDRYAAICNPLVYAVSMPRRVCVQLVAGSYVGGVLNSLIQTCCLLPLPFCGPNVINHYFCDTNPLLKLTCSDGRLNELLLVTFNGTISMSVLFIIVTSYVYILLSILRIRSAEGRHKAFSTCASHLLTVTLFYVPAGLSHMQPASKYSLEVEKVTAVFYTLLVPMLNPLIYSLRNKEVKDALRKATAKNVFVSHLLTKPAPMG, encoded by the coding sequence ATGGCTGGCGGCAACCACACGGCGGTGACCCAGTTCGTCCTCCTGGGACTGACAAGCCAGCCAAAGCTGCAGGCTCCGCTCTTCGTAATCTTCTTCCTCATTTATCTCCTCACCCTGATGGGCAACCTCGGGCTGATTGCGCTCATCAAGACAAACCCCCGGCtgcacacccccatgtacttcttcctctgCAATCTGTCTGTTGTTGACCTTTGCTACTCCTCCGTCTTTTCCCCCAAGCTGCTCGTTGGCTTCTTGGCGGAAGAGAAAACCATTTCGTACTCCGCCTGCTTTGcccagcatttctttttcctcgtCTTCGTGACGGCGGAGGTGTTCTTGCTGGCTGCCATGGCGTACGACCGCTACGCAGCCATTTGCAACCCCCTCGTCTACGCCGTTTCCATGCCCCGGAGGGTCTGCGTTCAGCTGGTGGCCGGGTCTTACGTCGGGGGGGTTTTGAACTCGCTCATCCAAACGTGCTGCTTGCTGCCGTTGCCTTTTTGTGGCCCCAACGTCATCAACCACTACTTCTGTGACACTAACCCTCTGCTGAAACTCACCTGCTCCGACGGCCGCCTCAACGAGCTTTTGCTGGTAACCTTCAACGGGACCATTTCCATGTCCGTGCTCTTCATCATCGTCACCTCCTACGTGTacatcctcctctccatcctgaGGATTAGGTCGGCCGAAGGaaggcacaaagccttctccacctgTGCCTCCCACCTCCTGACCGTCACCTTGTTCTACGTGCCCGCGGGACTCAGCCACATGCAACCGGCCTCCAAATACTCGCTGGAGGTGGAGAAAGTCACCGCCGTCTTTTACACCCTCCTCGTCCCCATGCTCAAccctctcatctacagcctgaggaacaAGGAGGTCAAGGACGCGCTTAGGAAAGCCACAGCAAAGAACGTTTTCGTGAGCCACCTGCTGACCAAACCGGCCCCCATGGGTTGA
- the TMEM258 gene encoding dolichyl-diphosphooligosaccharide--protein glycosyltransferase subunit TMEM258, whose protein sequence is MELEAMSRYTSPVNPAVFPHLTVVLLAIGMFFTAWFFVYEVTSTKYTRDIYKELLISLVASLFMGFGVLFLLLWVGIYV, encoded by the exons ATG GAGCTGGAGGCGATGAGCAGATACACCAGCCCGGTGAACCCGGCCGTCTTCCCGCACCTCAccgtggtgctgctggccatCGGCATGTTCTTCACCGCCTGGTTCTTCGT CTACGAGGTGACTTCTACCAAGTACACGCGGGACATCTACAAGGAGCTGTTGATCTCGCTGGTGGCCTCGCTCTTCATGGGCTTCGGGGtcctctttctgctgctgtgggTCGGGATCTACGTCTGA
- the FEN1 gene encoding flap endonuclease 1 yields MGIHGLAKLIADVAPGAIRENDIKSYFGRKVAIDASMSIYQFLIAVRQGADVLQNEEGETTSHLMGMFYRTIRMVENGIKPVYVFDGKPPQLKSGELSKRTERRAEAEKHLQEAQEAGEEENIEKYSKRLVKVTQQHNDECKKLLTLMGIPYVEAPGEAEASCATLVKAGKVYAAATEDMDCLTFGSPVLMRHLTASETKKLPIQEFHLNRILQDLDLTWEQFVDLCILLGCDYCESIRGIGPKRAIELIKEHKSIEKIVQQIDTKKYPLPENWLHKEAQKLFLEPDVVDPDTVELKWTEPNEEQLVQFMCGEKQFNEERIRNGVKRLSKSRQGSTQGRLDDFFKVTGSITSAKRKEPETKGSAKKKAKTNNASAAKTKKGK; encoded by the coding sequence ATGGGAATCCATGGCCTGGCCAAGCTTATTGCCGACGTGGCTCCTGGCGCCATCCGGGAGAATGACATCAAGTCTTACTTTGGCCGGAAGGTAGCTATAGATGCCTCCATGAGCATCTACCAGTTCCTGATCGCTGTGCGGCAGGGAGCTGACGTCCTGCAGAATGAGGAGGGTGAGACCACGAGCCACCTGATGGGCATGTTCTACCGGACCATCCGCATGGTGGAGAATGGCATCAAGCCGGTTTACGTCTTCGACGGCAAACCCCCGCAGCTGAAGTCAGGGGAGCTCTCAAAGCGGACTGAGCGCCGGGCTGAGGCCGAGAAACACCTGCAGGAGGCTCAGGAGGCCGGAGAGGAGGAGAACATTGAGAAGTACAGCAAGAGGCTGGTCAAGGTGACCCAGCAGCACAATGATGAGTGCAAGAAGTTACTAACGCTGATGGGCATCCCCTACGTGGAGGCGCCAGGGGAGGCTGAAGCCAGCTGCGCTACCTTGGTGAAGGCCGGGAAGGTCTATGCGGCTGCCACAGAAGACATGGATTGCCTGACCTTCGGTAGTCCTGTGCTGATGCGGCATCTTACTGCCAGCGAGACGAAGAAGCTGCCCATCCAGGAGTTTCACCTGAACCGTATTCTGCAGGATCTTGACCTGACCTGGGAGCAGTTTGTTGATCTGTGTATCCTCCTGGGCTGTGACTACTGCGAGAGCATCCGCGGCATTGGGCCCAAGCGTGCTATCGAGCTCATCAAGGAGCACAAAAGCATTGAGAAGATCGTTCAGCAGATAGACACCAAGAAGTACCCTCTGCCTGAGAACTGGCTGCACAAAGAGGCCCAGAAGCTCTTTCTAGAGCCTGACGTGGTCGACCCTGACACCGTTGAGCTGAAGTGGACCGAGCCCAATGAAGAGCAGCTCGTCCAGTTCATGTGCGGGGAGAAGCAGTTCAACGAAGAGCGGATCCGCAACGGGGTCAAGAGGCTGAGCAAAAGCCGGCAGGGCAGCACGCAGGGCCGGCTGGACGACTTCTTCAAGGTGACGGGTTCCATCACGTCAGCCAAGCGCAAAGAGCCAGAGACCAAGGGGTCGGCGAAGAAGAAAGCCAAGACCAACAACGCCTCAGCCGCAAAGaccaaaaagggaaaatag